The following are from one region of the Lytechinus variegatus isolate NC3 chromosome 4, Lvar_3.0, whole genome shotgun sequence genome:
- the LOC121413704 gene encoding protein D3-like produces MEVHEIIPDVIDVIPEQVAEIVWSDDVKANMGNELTPTQVKFPPTKFSWPYESDALYTLAMIDPDAPCREDRSVGEVIHWLVINIPGCEVSQGQVHAEHIGSGPREGSGLHRYVFLVYRQPGLMTPPSGEDAYRPRNSERRIRWSARHFALQHNLGDPVAGNFYLAKYDDYVPTFYKELHANDPEHTD; encoded by the exons atggaGGTACATGAGATAATTCCCGACGTCATCGATGTCATTCCTGAGCAGGTGGCCGAGATCGTCTGGTCTGATGACGTTAAGGCAAACATGGGCAACGAGCTAACTCCTACCCAG GTGAAATTTCCGCCGACGAAATTCTCCTGGCCATACGAGTCTGATGCTTTATATACCCTAGCGATGATTGACCCGGATGCTCCATGTAGAGAGGATAGGTCAGTGGGAGAGGTCATACATTGGTTAGTTATCAACATACCCGGATGTGAGGTCAGTCAAGGTCAAGTTCACGCGGAGCACATTGGCTCAGGACCCCGAGAAGGATCAG GTCTTCACCGGTACGTTTTTCTGGTCTACCGCCAGCCCGGTCTCATGACCCCACCCTCGGGAGAGGATGCTTACAGACCCCGCAACAGTGAGAGGAGAATCAGGTGGAGTGCTAGACATTTCGCTTTGCAACACAATCTAGGGGACCCTGTTGCTGGTAACTTTTATCTGGCCAAATACGACGATTATGTGCCAACATTTTACAAAGAACTGCATGCGAACGATCCCGAACACACTGATTAA
- the LOC121413705 gene encoding uncharacterized protein LOC121413705 isoform X1: MTSSMAATTKPLVGQRRMQPSTFALDGRPTSSESFGTIRRKFLTAPVPEPPSDADDQDEFYRPPKVSSAKGKKKKKKAKKESFDLDIDEREKERLKELKEWLDTDADKSGIHHELKIAMLKHMRVLDDLEKLKAHYYLEYMDALTDKVEEQRKDIQRKSELNRKRRLKKEKKEREAAQKAKVQMHHPEVSTDNTFLRGLSKTKFHNIVILQDHLAREGRLRTDEHVRAYWEHMSKRENYRKIFGEEGTEHQDGVGTSIGTKPTKTEVEMVVPGSDALSQGSGSDSIPESVSMASLRQLDPHHPAYLDQIQEVKEPSRPNSMGGPYLQSWIQQPKTKKKAVQAVMTKKPVHPKVLEMEQKCPRVEFPKLAAFTLDLEPPKEDPEVELMREEFRTRARLRNAEISRLRKMYQSSLTNNAATQRIFDMKDEFSRVLNGPSLGDVLYAQDPSEQLTHIARRMADEGAEDEEERVERLALLPPSSSSPSQGPSRSRSNPGQPSPGFAIERISEEGDLEEEEDGKFIIYSSRSSSRRSSLTSTESERRRNMPVTPEPPQPLPLTLGAVMDHTDTKVVKCPSTLWINYGKFLPPVK; this comes from the exons ATTCTACAGACCTCCAAAG GTCAGTAGTGcaaagggaaagaagaagaagaaaaaggccAAGAAAGAATCGTTTGATCTGGACATTGacgagagggagaaagagagactTAAAGAATTAAAGGAG TGGTTGGATACAGACGCTGATAAAAGTGGGATACACCATGAGTTGAAGATAGCCATGTTG AAACACATGAGGGTTTTGGATGATCTCGAGAAGCTTAAAGCTCATTACTATCTTGAGTACATGGATGCACTGACAGACAAGGTGGAGGAGCAGCGAAAAGATATTCAGAGGAAGAGTGAGCTCAACAGAAAACGAAGgctgaagaaagagaaaaaggag CGAGAAGCAGCCCAGAAGGCTAAAGTCCAGATGCACCATCCTGAGGTCTCCACTGACAATACCTTTCTAAGAGGCTTATCAAAAACTAAGTTCCATAAT ATTGTTATCTTGCAAGACCATCTTGCGAGGGAGGGGCGCCTGAGGACAGACGAGCATGTGAGGGCCTACTGGGAGCACATGAGCAAACGGGAGAACTACCGGAAGATCTTTGGCGAGGAAGGAACGGAACACCAGGATGGTGTGGGGACCAGTATTGGGACCAAACCTACAAAGACAGAAGTGGAGATGGTGGTGCCTGGTAGTGATGCCCTCAGCCAAGGCTCAG GATCAGACTCCATccctgagagcgtttccatggCCTCGCTGCGTCAGCTGGATCCCCACCATCCGGCCTACCTGGACCAGATCCAGGAGGTCAAGGAGCCCTCCAGGCCTAACTCCATGGGAGGACCTTACCTCCAGTCCTGGATCCAACAGCCCAAGACCAAGAAG AAAGCTGTACAAGCAGTAATGACTAAGAAGCCTGTTCATCCGAAGGTCCTGGAAATGGAACAAAAATGTCCTAGG GTTGAATTCCCTAAATTAGCAGCTTTCACCCTCGACCTCGAGCCTCCGAAGGAAGACCCTGAAGTGGAGCTGATGCGGGAGGAATTCCGGACGAGGGCTCGCCTACGGAACGCTGAAATCAGTCGACTTCGCAAGATGTACCAGTCTTCCCTCACAAACAATGCAGCTACACAGAG aatatttgaTATGAAAGATGAATTCAGCAGAGTATTGAATGGACCGTCCCTCGGTGATGTG CTGTATGCCCAGGACCCATCTGAGCAGCTAACCCATATCGCAAGGCGGATGGCTGATGAGGGAGCTGAGGACGAAGAGGAAAGAGTGGAAAGACTAGCCCTGCTTCCTCCCAGCTCCTCATCTCCCAGTCAAGGACCAAGCCGGAGCCGGAGCAACCCTGGACAACCCAGCCCCGGCTTCGCTATTGAGAGAATATCTGAGGAAGGAGAtttagaagaagaagaggatggGAAATTCATCATCTATTCCAGCAGGTCATCAAGCAGACGAAGTTCCTTGACGTCTACGGAATCAGAGAGAAG gagGAACATGCCTGTCACTCCAGAACCACCCCAGCCGCTCCCTCTGACGTTGGGTGCAGTCATGGACCACACCGACACCAAG GTTGTCAAGTGCCcaagcacattgtggatcaattacGGCAAGTTTCTCCCTCCAGTAAAATGA